From Campylobacter pinnipediorum subsp. caledonicus:
TATCCAAAGAGATATAGAGAAAAATAGTATTTTATTTTCCTAGACAAAAATTAGAAAACATTTCATCAAGTAATTCAGAATATTCAACCGGTTTTGTTATATCTGCTATGTTTTTTATAGCCTTGTTTAATTCATAAGCAAAAAGTTCTAGCTCGTTATCTTGCATTAAGTCTAAACCGTTTTTTAGTGCTGTACTAGCATTTTCACAAGCATTTATTTGAGAAACAGAGCTTAGCATTAGCTCACTTGTATCTTGATTATTTAAAAAGTTATTTAATGTGTTTAAAATTTCATCTACACTATCATTTGCCGATATTTTTATAGGATCTTTTAAATCCAAATCAAATTTAATATCTAAATCAATCTTATTTAATATAAAAAATATCTGTTTATCAGAGTTGTTTATAAGTTTAATTATCTGTTTATCTTGCTCGGTTGCCTTGCTTGAGGCATCAAAAACAGCTAGTATTATATCGGCTTCTTTTATTGCTCTTAAGGTATAGCTTATTCCTATTTCTTCAATAGCTCCTGTATTTTCTCTGATTCCAGCTGTGTCTATTATTTTTATTATATGAGTTCCTACTTTTAACTCTTCTTCTATTGTATCTCTTGTTGTTCCAGCTTCATTTGAAACTATTGCTCTTTCATATTTTAAAAGTGAATTTAGTATAGAGCTTTTTCCGACATTTGGTTTTCCGACTATTGCTATTTTAAAACCATCTATAAGACCGCTTCTTTGTTTGCTTATCTGAACTATTTTATCAAGACTTTGGCTATTTTTTACAAGCATTTGCTTTATTTGAATTATTATATCTTCGGGTAGGTCATCATCGGCATAGTCTATGCTTGTTTCTACATATGCCAGTGTTTTGATAAGTTCAAGTCTTATATTTTCAACATACTCTTTTAATTCGCCTTTCATCTGTCTAGCTAGTATTTTAACAGCACTTTGGCTTCTTGCATTTATCATAGCACTTATTGCATTTGCTTTTAGTAGGTCTATTTTATCGTTTAAAAAAGCTCTTTTGCTAAATTCACCAGGGTTTGCCAACCTAGCTCCAGCTTTTATAAGTTCATTTAAAAGCATATCTGTTATAGTAAATCCACCGTGAATTTGAAACTCAACTATATCTTCGCCAGTAAAGCTATTTGGGGCTTTAAAATATATAATTAACCCCTCATCCATAAAGGAGTTGTCTAATGAGTAAATTTTGCATAAAGTTGCATATCTTGGAGTCAATTCTTCTTTTTTTATCATCTTTTTGGCAATTTTTAAAGAATCAAAACCGCTCATTCTGATTATACCTACAGAGCCGGCTCCGTGTGCTGTTGCTGTTGCAACTATTGTATCATTTTTTAATGAAGTCATTTACTATAACAAACTTATCGTTTCCATTGGTTTTTATACCAACATATTTATCTGGAAATTTCTCTCTCAATTTAGAAACAGCAATTTTTACAAGCACTCCATCAAGTGGTTTTGTTTGAGCTTTTCCATTTGTTTGAATTCTTTGTATGATATTGCTTAGGTATTGATCCATCGTATTTTCTTGATTTTTTAAAAACTCAGCTATTTCAAGTCTTATTGATAGATTGTATTTAAGGTTAAGCCAATTATGAATCAAATAAGATATAGCTTTATATCTATATCCCTCTTTACCTATAAGTAAAGCCGCATCATCTCCATCAAGCTCAATTAATACACAATCATCTGAATACTTACTAACTTCAATTTTATCTATTTTAAAGAAACTAGAGGCAAAAAGTTTTACTAGACCAGTTTTGATTTCAGGTAAAATTTTATCAAAATCAATATTTTGCTGAGGTTTGTTTTGTTTAGACTCTATGTGATTTTGTGTATTTTCTTGTTTTGCTTTTTCTTGCTTTTTCTTGTCGTTTTCTTCTTTGTCTAAACGCTTTATAATATAATCTTGTTTAGGTTCATTTTGTTTTTCTATATTTGTTGGTTCAGTTTTTTTATCATTTTGACTTTTTTTATTTTTATTTCTTTTTTTATTTTTGTCACTAGAATCTTTTTGCTCATTTTTTGGTTTAGGTGTATTTATGGTTTTTTCATTATTGGCTTCTATAATTGCATTTTTTTTAAAAAACCCTAAAAATCCATTATTAGGGTGCTGTATAACCTTTATATCAAGTTCTGTTACGGAGCAATTTAACTTCTCTGCTGCTTTTTGAAAAGCTTCTTGTAAATTTTGTGCTTCTATACGCATTATTATTTTACCTCCGCACTCTTATTTTTTTGCTTTTCAAATATTCTATTTACAAAAGATTGTTGT
This genomic window contains:
- the mnmE gene encoding tRNA uridine-5-carboxymethylaminomethyl(34) synthesis GTPase MnmE, whose protein sequence is MTSLKNDTIVATATAHGAGSVGIIRMSGFDSLKIAKKMIKKEELTPRYATLCKIYSLDNSFMDEGLIIYFKAPNSFTGEDIVEFQIHGGFTITDMLLNELIKAGARLANPGEFSKRAFLNDKIDLLKANAISAMINARSQSAVKILARQMKGELKEYVENIRLELIKTLAYVETSIDYADDDLPEDIIIQIKQMLVKNSQSLDKIVQISKQRSGLIDGFKIAIVGKPNVGKSSILNSLLKYERAIVSNEAGTTRDTIEEELKVGTHIIKIIDTAGIRENTGAIEEIGISYTLRAIKEADIILAVFDASSKATEQDKQIIKLINNSDKQIFFILNKIDLDIKFDLDLKDPIKISANDSVDEILNTLNNFLNNQDTSELMLSSVSQINACENASTALKNGLDLMQDNELELFAYELNKAIKNIADITKPVEYSELLDEMFSNFCLGK
- a CDS encoding Jag N-terminal domain-containing protein produces the protein MRIEAQNLQEAFQKAAEKLNCSVTELDIKVIQHPNNGFLGFFKKNAIIEANNEKTINTPKPKNEQKDSSDKNKKRNKNKKSQNDKKTEPTNIEKQNEPKQDYIIKRLDKEENDKKKQEKAKQENTQNHIESKQNKPQQNIDFDKILPEIKTGLVKLFASSFFKIDKIEVSKYSDDCVLIELDGDDAALLIGKEGYRYKAISYLIHNWLNLKYNLSIRLEIAEFLKNQENTMDQYLSNIIQRIQTNGKAQTKPLDGVLVKIAVSKLREKFPDKYVGIKTNGNDKFVIVNDFIKK